In Dyadobacter sp. NIV53, a single window of DNA contains:
- a CDS encoding type II toxin-antitoxin system VapC family toxin, translating into MAYLLDTHVILWALDEESRLSATAKSIIINIDSACFVNIISFFEIAIKKKIGKLELTKSINEYITEIERIGIILLPIKKEYLDSYDQISLLPNHRDPFDRLILATAFSEKFTLISADEKFYQYNNIIEVVW; encoded by the coding sequence ATGGCTTATTTACTTGATACACATGTAATACTTTGGGCTTTGGATGAAGAATCTCGCCTTTCTGCAACGGCTAAAAGCATAATAATAAATATAGATTCTGCATGCTTTGTCAATATTATTTCCTTTTTTGAAATTGCAATTAAAAAGAAAATTGGGAAACTTGAATTGACAAAATCAATTAACGAATACATTACTGAAATAGAGAGAATTGGAATCATTTTACTTCCAATAAAAAAAGAGTATTTGGATAGTTATGACCAGATTTCACTTCTTCCCAATCATCGTGACCCATTTGACAGGCTTATTCTGGCAACAGCATTTTCAGAAAAATTTACATTAATTTCTGCCGATGAAAAGTTTTATCAATACAATAACATTATTGAAGTGGTATGGTAA
- a CDS encoding ligase-associated DNA damage response exonuclease, which translates to MPSQPLLQFTGKSIYCSQADAHIDPWIPVDLAIITHAHSDHARWGSKHYLSHKDSEPILRLRLGPDISLQTVEYGEKFVINGVTFSLHPAGHIIGSAQIRVEYKGEIWVASGDYKLEDDHFCVPFEPVKCNVFITESTFGLPIYKWQPQQEIFSEIDNWWAQNKIEDKASILMGYSLGKMQRILKGIELKDKIIYAHGAIYTLNERLRQAGFDLPELTLVTKETDRKLFRGSLVLAPPSVDSSTWIKKFAPFSLGYCSGWMALRGAKNRRAVDQGFILSDHVDWPDLNTAVVESGAEKVYVTHGYTSIFSRWLNENGIEAGEVNTMYGNEEEVEKGEEEEGKMEEGEKGKTEDGAIPVTQTNS; encoded by the coding sequence ATGCCATCACAACCTCTTTTACAATTTACCGGAAAAAGTATCTACTGTTCTCAGGCAGATGCACATATTGATCCGTGGATACCTGTTGACCTCGCCATTATCACACACGCACATAGCGATCATGCACGTTGGGGAAGCAAACATTATCTGTCCCACAAAGACAGTGAACCCATTTTGCGTTTGAGATTGGGGCCTGATATCTCTTTACAGACAGTTGAATACGGAGAAAAATTTGTAATAAATGGTGTTACATTTTCCCTGCATCCCGCAGGCCATATTATTGGGTCTGCCCAGATTCGGGTGGAGTATAAAGGGGAAATATGGGTGGCAAGCGGTGATTACAAGCTGGAAGATGATCATTTTTGTGTTCCTTTTGAGCCGGTGAAATGCAATGTATTCATTACTGAGTCTACGTTTGGTTTACCTATTTACAAGTGGCAGCCTCAGCAGGAAATTTTTTCTGAAATTGATAATTGGTGGGCTCAGAATAAAATAGAGGACAAAGCGAGTATTCTGATGGGTTATTCACTTGGAAAAATGCAGCGGATCTTAAAAGGGATTGAACTGAAAGATAAAATCATTTATGCACACGGCGCAATTTACACGCTTAATGAAAGATTAAGACAGGCGGGTTTTGATCTGCCTGAACTTACGCTGGTTACAAAAGAAACAGACCGTAAGCTTTTCAGGGGTTCACTGGTACTGGCTCCACCGTCGGTTGACAGCAGTACCTGGATCAAGAAATTTGCACCTTTTTCTCTTGGATATTGCTCAGGCTGGATGGCTTTACGAGGTGCTAAAAATCGAAGAGCAGTAGACCAGGGATTTATTTTGAGTGATCACGTGGATTGGCCGGACCTGAATACAGCAGTTGTAGAATCCGGTGCAGAAAAAGTATACGTAACACACGGATACACAAGTATTTTTTCAAGATGGCTGAATGAAAATGGCATTGAAGCCGGGGAAGTTAATACTATGTACGGAAATGAGGAGGAAGTAGAGAAAGGAGAAGAGGAGGAAGGAAAGATGGAGGAAGGGGAAAAAGGGAAAACGGAGGATGGGGCCATTCCGGTTACACAGACTAACAGCTAA
- a CDS encoding GNAT family N-acetyltransferase codes for MNSVDTIPLLTFITKKGKEIESVFDDLAALRIAVFHDYPYLYEGTVAYEKEYLKTYANADRSFLFAVYDGKKMVGATTCIPLKDETTEVRKPFEDSNMDINSIFYFGESILLSEYRGSGLGHRFFDEREEHARSFENYNLTCFCSVDRGKDHSEKPVDYRPNDVFWTKRGYIKAPLLESFMEWPDIGETESSSKKMIFWTKSLTE; via the coding sequence ATGAATTCAGTTGATACAATACCATTATTAACCTTCATCACCAAAAAAGGGAAAGAAATCGAATCCGTTTTTGATGATCTTGCGGCATTACGTATTGCTGTATTTCATGATTATCCTTATTTGTATGAAGGCACTGTTGCGTATGAAAAAGAATATTTGAAAACGTATGCAAATGCAGACCGGTCGTTTTTATTTGCGGTTTATGATGGTAAAAAAATGGTTGGTGCTACAACCTGTATTCCATTAAAAGACGAAACGACTGAGGTTCGTAAACCTTTTGAAGATTCCAATATGGATATTAACAGCATTTTCTATTTTGGAGAAAGTATTTTATTGTCTGAATACCGTGGTTCAGGTTTGGGGCACCGTTTTTTCGATGAACGGGAAGAGCACGCACGAAGTTTTGAAAATTATAATTTAACGTGTTTCTGCTCGGTTGACCGTGGTAAAGATCATTCTGAAAAGCCGGTTGATTACCGTCCAAACGATGTATTCTGGACTAAACGTGGTTATATAAAAGCACCATTGCTCGAAAGTTTTATGGAGTGGCCGGATATTGGCGAAACGGAATCTTCTTCAAAGAAAATGATATTCTGGACCAAATCACTGACTGAATAA
- a CDS encoding ABC transporter ATP-binding protein: protein MCLLGPNGAGKSTLMRTLAGLQPAISGGITIENQQLSELKPAELARKLSLVLTERIDSVNLTINEVVTLGRTPYTGWLGVLSSLDHEKINQALTATETFTYKHRKIHQLSDGERQKVMLARALAQDTNLIILDEPTAHLDLPSRVEIMHLLHTLARQTNKAILLSTHELDLALQAADQLWLMDQQGKMTAGVPEDLVLNGAFESAFAKSGFYFNKSSGTFTIHKEAFSFYIKLSGNTDLVFWTKRALQREGIGIYSDENPAPAITVTQPAKEIQWKLDWYGTVATYTKMETLIDAIRVKRSQSSADFL, encoded by the coding sequence GTGTGTTTGTTAGGCCCAAACGGAGCGGGGAAATCAACACTAATGCGTACGCTCGCGGGATTACAGCCTGCAATATCAGGAGGAATCACTATTGAAAATCAGCAGCTTTCGGAGCTCAAACCAGCTGAACTTGCGAGAAAATTAAGCCTGGTTTTAACTGAACGAATTGATTCCGTAAATCTGACGATCAACGAAGTCGTAACGCTGGGAAGGACACCTTACACCGGATGGCTTGGGGTATTAAGCTCCCTTGATCACGAAAAAATAAACCAGGCTTTAACCGCTACTGAAACATTTACATACAAACACCGGAAAATTCATCAGCTGAGCGACGGTGAGCGGCAAAAGGTAATGCTGGCAAGGGCGCTGGCACAGGATACAAACCTGATTATTCTGGATGAACCAACTGCACATCTGGATTTGCCCAGCCGGGTTGAAATCATGCATTTGCTGCACACATTGGCACGCCAGACCAATAAGGCGATTTTATTAAGTACACACGAACTGGATCTGGCATTGCAGGCTGCTGACCAGCTTTGGCTCATGGATCAGCAAGGTAAAATGACAGCCGGCGTACCAGAAGACCTTGTGTTAAACGGTGCTTTTGAATCTGCTTTTGCCAAAAGCGGGTTTTACTTCAACAAAAGTTCCGGCACGTTTACGATCCATAAAGAAGCATTTTCATTTTATATCAAGTTATCCGGAAATACTGACCTCGTTTTCTGGACCAAACGAGCATTGCAAAGGGAAGGGATAGGGATTTATTCTGATGAAAATCCGGCTCCTGCAATTACTGTTACACAACCAGCAAAAGAAATCCAATGGAAGCTGGACTGGTATGGAACAGTGGCGACTTATACCAAAATGGAAACGCTAATAGATGCGATCAGAGTAAAGAGGAGCCAAAGTTCTGCTGATTTCCTTTAA
- a CDS encoding ATP-dependent DNA ligase: MKQFAELFMNLDRTNKTNAKVELMKNYFLTAPDEDKMWALTLFTGRRPSFKVNRTQVKEWAAAEANIPMWLFQESYHSVGDLGETISLILPRTHTLDSDKTLTEWFYYLSLLPKMTDEEKHDHILQAWMQLSQHETFVFNKLLMGSFRIGVSQTLVVRALAEATSTDSSVIAHRVMGEWHPLKTTFEKLILDEGENDNASRPYPFFLAYPIEGDVSGLGNPEDWFVEWKWDGIRSQIIYRNNELFIWTRGEELSTDKFPELHFLSSVLPNGTVLDGEIVSYLDSKPMPFSVLQTRIGRKNLSKKVLEEAPVAFIAYDIMEANGVDIRNLTQLQRRAQLVEIYQNMPVQGVFNLSPLVEFSEWSTLHDLHPTSRENIAEGFMIKRKNSTYQVGRKKGDWWKWKIDPLSVDAVLIYAQKGSGRRAELFTDYTFAVWGDDGKLIPFAKAYSGLTDVEIGQVDYFIKRNILEKFGPVRTVKPELVFEIGFEGINESSRHKSGIAVRFPRILRWRKDKKPEEADTLKSLKGILELYK, from the coding sequence ATGAAACAATTTGCTGAACTCTTTATGAATCTGGACCGCACCAACAAAACCAATGCAAAGGTAGAGTTGATGAAAAACTATTTTCTGACTGCACCGGATGAAGATAAAATGTGGGCACTGACTTTATTCACCGGTCGCCGGCCATCGTTTAAAGTAAACCGGACGCAGGTAAAAGAATGGGCAGCAGCTGAGGCCAATATTCCTATGTGGTTATTTCAGGAAAGTTATCACAGTGTTGGTGACCTGGGCGAAACGATTTCCCTTATTCTTCCAAGAACCCACACGCTGGATTCGGATAAGACATTAACAGAATGGTTTTATTATTTGAGCCTGTTGCCTAAAATGACTGATGAAGAAAAACATGATCACATTTTACAGGCATGGATGCAATTGTCCCAACACGAAACATTTGTATTCAATAAGTTACTGATGGGCAGTTTCCGGATCGGTGTTTCCCAAACATTAGTTGTACGTGCACTGGCCGAAGCTACCTCAACAGATTCCAGTGTAATTGCACACAGGGTAATGGGAGAATGGCATCCTTTGAAAACTACTTTTGAGAAACTGATCCTGGATGAGGGCGAAAATGACAATGCTTCAAGGCCTTATCCGTTTTTTCTGGCTTATCCGATCGAAGGCGATGTATCGGGCCTGGGAAACCCGGAAGACTGGTTTGTAGAGTGGAAATGGGATGGTATCCGGTCACAGATCATTTATAGAAATAACGAATTATTTATCTGGACCAGAGGTGAGGAATTATCTACTGACAAATTCCCGGAATTGCATTTCCTCAGTTCTGTATTACCAAACGGCACGGTCCTGGACGGAGAAATTGTAAGTTACCTGGATAGTAAACCAATGCCTTTCAGCGTATTGCAAACAAGGATTGGCAGGAAAAATCTTTCTAAAAAAGTTCTGGAAGAAGCACCTGTTGCTTTCATTGCCTATGATATTATGGAAGCAAACGGAGTTGACATCCGAAATCTGACACAATTACAAAGGCGGGCACAATTGGTAGAAATTTATCAGAATATGCCGGTTCAGGGTGTATTTAATCTTTCTCCATTGGTGGAATTTTCAGAATGGAGCACATTACACGATTTGCACCCTACCTCACGTGAAAATATTGCTGAGGGTTTTATGATCAAAAGGAAGAACAGTACGTATCAGGTCGGAAGGAAAAAAGGAGATTGGTGGAAATGGAAAATTGATCCGTTGAGTGTGGATGCTGTGTTGATTTATGCACAAAAAGGATCAGGACGCCGGGCAGAACTTTTCACTGATTACACTTTTGCAGTTTGGGGCGATGACGGAAAACTGATTCCTTTTGCAAAAGCTTATTCCGGATTAACTGATGTTGAAATCGGCCAGGTTGATTATTTTATCAAACGTAATATTCTTGAAAAATTTGGCCCCGTAAGAACGGTAAAACCAGAATTGGTTTTTGAAATCGGATTTGAAGGCATTAATGAATCTTCCCGGCATAAGTCAGGAATTGCAGTGCGTTTTCCAAGAATATTGAGATGGCGAAAAGATAAAAAACCGGAAGAAGCAGATACGCTGAAAAGTTTGAAAGGAATTTTAGAGCTGTATAAATAG
- a CDS encoding DUF5618 family protein: MKKDLKGNLTVGLVPVEEAERYLQNAREILREKAGKKDGLYADVKYVKMAAGTAYSAALLILDEYLKQKEGDKFTKPKSIEDYTSRVRKYDKKLLRLLVNVYDELHIIGYYHGTKSIDTIQAGLNNVTQMLTYI, encoded by the coding sequence ATGAAAAAGGATTTAAAGGGAAATCTTACGGTTGGACTTGTACCTGTTGAAGAAGCCGAAAGATATTTGCAGAATGCCAGGGAGATACTCCGTGAAAAAGCAGGCAAAAAAGACGGGCTTTATGCGGATGTTAAATATGTTAAAATGGCTGCAGGAACGGCATATTCTGCGGCACTTCTTATTTTGGATGAATATCTTAAACAGAAAGAAGGAGATAAATTTACTAAACCAAAAAGTATAGAAGATTACACAAGCCGCGTTCGCAAGTATGACAAAAAACTTTTGCGACTGCTTGTCAATGTTTACGACGAACTGCACATTATTGGGTATTATCACGGTACAAAATCTATAGACACGATTCAGGCAGGTTTAAACAACGTAACACAAATGCTTACTTATATATGA
- a CDS encoding ABC transporter substrate-binding protein: MTIKIIQFSFRSAVSLLIILSLLTGCQSKKSQSDGQEPTFDTKNYYPERVKINHAKGFTIQYFNHYKVVNILSPFEKTTDTTKYLLLQRGSTRPENYADYQVIEVPIRSLVAMSSMHVGLLGFLESYDILTGLAGLQYVYAPEVITMIAAGKITEAGKDQGINEEKLITMHPDLIMAMGSPGAGMGHYQTLKDAGIPALINSEWVETTPLARAEWVKLLAALLNKEKLVNQKFSVIEKEYNRLADLAKKTTHKPDIISGLNTKDVWFLPSGDSYMAQFFNDAGADYHWRNTKTTGSLSLGFETVYPVALNADYWMNVGFSSKDTKKEILAQDSRYSDFKAYKSGKMYSYNNRVNEKGSNDFFESGNMNPQTVLADMIRIFHPELLPEHQLVYYKQIK, encoded by the coding sequence ATGACAATAAAAATTATTCAGTTTTCTTTCCGGTCGGCCGTTTCATTGCTGATCATATTAAGTCTTCTAACTGGCTGCCAATCTAAAAAGTCACAAAGTGATGGGCAGGAACCTACCTTTGACACAAAAAATTATTATCCTGAAAGAGTAAAAATCAATCATGCAAAAGGTTTTACAATTCAGTATTTTAATCATTATAAGGTCGTAAATATTTTAAGCCCATTTGAAAAAACGACGGATACTACAAAATACCTGCTTTTACAACGCGGAAGTACGCGGCCTGAAAATTATGCTGATTATCAGGTTATTGAGGTGCCAATTCGTAGCCTGGTTGCGATGTCATCCATGCATGTTGGATTGCTGGGTTTTTTGGAATCTTACGATATTCTTACTGGTTTGGCAGGCCTGCAATACGTTTATGCTCCGGAAGTGATTACGATGATTGCTGCCGGGAAAATCACCGAAGCCGGAAAAGACCAGGGAATAAATGAAGAAAAGCTTATTACAATGCATCCTGATCTGATTATGGCTATGGGAAGTCCGGGAGCTGGAATGGGGCATTACCAAACATTAAAAGATGCAGGAATTCCGGCTTTAATCAATTCTGAATGGGTAGAAACTACGCCTTTGGCCAGAGCTGAATGGGTGAAATTGCTGGCAGCTTTACTCAATAAGGAAAAACTGGTAAATCAAAAGTTTTCAGTAATCGAAAAAGAATATAACCGGCTGGCCGATCTTGCCAAAAAAACGACTCATAAACCTGATATTATATCCGGACTGAATACAAAAGATGTATGGTTTTTACCAAGTGGCGACAGTTATATGGCGCAGTTTTTCAATGATGCAGGGGCTGATTATCATTGGAGGAACACAAAAACAACCGGCAGTCTTTCACTTGGTTTTGAAACAGTTTATCCGGTTGCCCTGAATGCCGATTACTGGATGAATGTTGGTTTTAGCAGTAAGGATACAAAAAAGGAGATCCTGGCCCAGGATTCGCGTTACAGTGATTTTAAAGCATACAAATCCGGTAAAATGTACAGTTATAATAACCGGGTAAATGAAAAAGGGTCTAATGATTTTTTTGAATCGGGTAATATGAACCCGCAAACTGTATTGGCGGATATGATCAGAATATTTCATCCGGAATTACTCCCTGAACATCAGTTGGTTTATTATAAGCAAATAAAATAA
- a CDS encoding iron ABC transporter permease, translating into MLFLLDILLGSVEIPFSEVIRIIFSHESDNTAWLFIIEKIRLPKAITAILVGCGLSVSGLQMQTLFRNPLAGPSELGITAGAGLGVAAVMLTGGSSTSIYAIRQLGLSGSWLIIAMASLGSALVLFMILLIAGRIRDNVILLIVGVMIGTITLSIVSIWQYFSQPEQLQEYIMWTFGSLGGVVQDHLYVLSVVVVFGLILAFISSKALNALLLGENYARSMGLTVGRTRFLIMAGTSLLTGSITAFCGPIGFIGIAIPHITRSLLGTSDHRILIPATCLVGSVLMLVCDIIAQMPGTQTVLPINVVTSLLGAPVVIWIIISRNNLRSSFS; encoded by the coding sequence ATTCTTTTTTTACTGGATATACTGTTGGGCTCAGTCGAAATCCCTTTCAGTGAGGTAATCAGGATTATTTTTTCTCATGAATCTGATAATACTGCGTGGTTATTTATCATTGAAAAAATTCGTCTTCCCAAAGCCATTACTGCTATACTGGTAGGTTGCGGACTTTCGGTAAGCGGATTACAAATGCAGACTTTATTCAGGAATCCGTTAGCCGGACCATCAGAACTGGGTATTACTGCCGGCGCCGGGCTTGGCGTGGCTGCCGTTATGCTGACAGGCGGAAGCAGTACAAGTATTTATGCGATCAGGCAATTGGGGCTTTCCGGAAGCTGGTTAATTATAGCCATGGCTTCGCTGGGATCCGCACTGGTTTTGTTTATGATTTTATTGATTGCCGGCAGAATCCGTGACAATGTGATATTACTGATAGTCGGCGTTATGATCGGGACTATTACACTTTCTATAGTGAGCATCTGGCAATATTTCAGTCAGCCGGAACAGTTACAGGAATACATTATGTGGACATTTGGTTCTTTGGGTGGCGTAGTTCAGGATCATTTATATGTACTTTCTGTTGTTGTCGTATTTGGATTAATACTGGCCTTTATTTCTTCGAAAGCATTAAATGCACTTTTGTTGGGGGAGAATTATGCAAGAAGTATGGGTCTTACTGTTGGCCGGACGCGTTTTTTGATCATGGCCGGAACGAGCCTGCTCACGGGAAGTATCACCGCATTTTGCGGCCCGATCGGCTTTATTGGTATTGCCATTCCGCATATAACCCGCTCATTGCTGGGAACATCCGATCACCGGATTCTCATTCCTGCGACCTGCCTGGTTGGAAGTGTATTAATGCTGGTTTGCGATATTATTGCTCAGATGCCCGGCACACAAACCGTCCTTCCCATTAACGTAGTCACTTCCTTGTTGGGTGCTCCGGTTGTGATCTGGATTATTATCAGCCGTAATAACCTTCGTTCCTCTTTCTCATGA
- a CDS encoding DUF2281 domain-containing protein, whose translation MITTIEGIYENGRIIFKETPPLKKKAKILITFIEETDPVVLLRKRPLGTMKGTIKMSDDFNDPIDDLKDYM comes from the coding sequence ATGATAACAACTATTGAAGGAATTTATGAGAATGGTCGTATAATATTTAAAGAGACGCCACCTTTGAAGAAAAAAGCAAAAATCCTGATAACCTTTATAGAAGAAACGGATCCAGTGGTTCTGTTACGAAAACGTCCTTTGGGTACAATGAAAGGCACCATCAAAATGTCAGATGATTTCAATGATCCAATTGATGATTTAAAGGATTACATGTAA
- a CDS encoding DEAD/DEAH box helicase encodes MTKSRGHIIAEQWFKSKKWKWAAFQKEAAAAYLSGKSGLINAPTGSGKTYSLWIPILIRYINTAPKLTIKPRKGLQVLWVTPLRALSKDLHRNMEMACLEMNLNWQIGMRTGDTSTEGKKRPEKANA; translated from the coding sequence TTGACAAAATCCCGTGGACATATCATTGCTGAGCAATGGTTTAAATCAAAAAAATGGAAATGGGCAGCTTTTCAGAAAGAAGCAGCCGCAGCTTATTTATCAGGGAAAAGCGGGCTGATCAATGCTCCGACAGGAAGTGGAAAAACATATTCGCTCTGGATTCCAATTTTAATCCGCTATATTAATACTGCACCAAAACTTACAATAAAACCACGCAAAGGATTACAGGTATTGTGGGTAACGCCGTTACGAGCGCTTTCCAAAGATTTACACCGGAATATGGAAATGGCTTGCCTGGAAATGAACCTGAATTGGCAAATCGGGATGCGTACCGGTGATACAAGTACAGAAGGAAAGAAACGCCCAGAAAAAGCAAATGCCTGA
- a CDS encoding ligase-associated DNA damage response DEXH box helicase: MPDTLIITPESLHLLFTQKNSYEIFKNLHTVVVDEWHELMGSKRGTQTELALARLRNMNPELQTWGISATIGNLDEAMQVLLGMRKSAEEPVIIKAKSEKKITVESILPEKVETLPWYGYMGVRLVDKVVEVVNKSNTTLLFTNTRAQSEIWYRNIIEKYPEFAGIMALHHGSLDREIRDWVEDALHLGKLKLVICTASLDLGVDFRPVETVIQVGSPKSIARFVQRAGRSGHQPGAESKIYFCPVNSLELLEAVSLREGVVKNVLEDRPPVVQAFDVLAQWMITLAVGGGFEEQQLFEEIQDAYGYQFINRQEWEWLLGYITTGSASLTVYDEYKKVERIDGRYVVNSRKVALRHVLSMGTIVSDSVLKVKFQHGKYLGAVEESFATRLKAGDAFYFAGMNVEFVRIHEMTVTVKKAEGKKGFLIRWAGSRMSLSSQLSSFIRERVANALDNPLKEKELAKMQPLLELQQERSVIPNMDELLIEQCETREGHHIFIFPFEGRLVHEGMAILMAYRLSKIKPITFSLAMNDYGFELLSDQYVDIEAVSKEIDLFSTKHLVDDIYQSVNATEMAKRKFREIAAIAGLMFQGYPGKVVKTKHLQASSSLLFTVMTKYENNNLLVNQAYQEVLTYQLEEVRMRKALDRIETQKILFKKTIKPTPFSFPIMVDRLREQLTSEKLDDRIQKMIKQYAD, encoded by the coding sequence ATGCCTGATACGCTGATTATTACGCCTGAAAGCCTGCATCTTTTATTTACGCAAAAGAACAGTTATGAAATCTTTAAAAACCTGCATACGGTTGTCGTGGATGAATGGCATGAACTGATGGGCAGCAAACGGGGTACACAAACTGAACTGGCGCTGGCAAGACTAAGAAACATGAATCCGGAATTGCAAACATGGGGCATATCTGCAACCATCGGTAATCTGGACGAAGCTATGCAGGTATTGCTGGGAATGCGTAAAAGTGCCGAGGAACCGGTGATTATTAAAGCTAAAAGTGAAAAGAAGATTACGGTTGAAAGTATTTTGCCCGAAAAAGTGGAAACACTGCCATGGTATGGCTACATGGGCGTCAGGCTTGTAGACAAAGTTGTGGAAGTGGTGAACAAGAGCAATACGACTTTATTATTTACAAATACGCGTGCTCAATCAGAAATCTGGTACCGGAATATTATTGAAAAATATCCGGAATTTGCCGGAATTATGGCTTTGCACCATGGATCGCTGGATCGTGAAATACGGGATTGGGTAGAAGACGCTTTACATCTGGGAAAGCTAAAACTTGTAATCTGTACAGCAAGCCTGGATTTAGGCGTTGATTTTCGTCCGGTTGAAACGGTAATTCAGGTGGGAAGCCCCAAAAGTATAGCGCGGTTTGTACAACGTGCAGGCAGGAGCGGACACCAGCCGGGAGCGGAAAGTAAAATTTATTTTTGTCCGGTAAATTCCCTGGAATTATTAGAAGCAGTTTCCCTGAGAGAAGGTGTGGTTAAAAATGTGCTGGAAGATCGCCCGCCAGTTGTCCAGGCTTTTGATGTACTGGCGCAATGGATGATCACACTTGCAGTCGGGGGAGGTTTTGAAGAGCAGCAATTATTTGAAGAAATTCAGGACGCATATGGTTATCAGTTTATCAACCGTCAGGAATGGGAGTGGTTATTGGGTTATATCACAACCGGAAGTGCTTCTTTGACGGTGTATGATGAATACAAAAAAGTAGAAAGAATAGACGGCCGTTATGTTGTCAATAGCCGAAAAGTAGCGTTGCGGCATGTACTGAGCATGGGAACCATCGTTTCAGATAGTGTGCTCAAAGTAAAATTTCAGCACGGGAAATACCTGGGTGCGGTGGAAGAATCTTTTGCAACCCGGTTAAAAGCAGGTGATGCTTTTTATTTTGCAGGAATGAATGTGGAGTTTGTACGGATTCATGAAATGACGGTTACTGTAAAAAAAGCGGAAGGTAAAAAAGGTTTCCTGATCCGCTGGGCCGGGAGTAGAATGTCTCTGTCTTCCCAGCTTTCTTCTTTTATCCGTGAGCGGGTTGCAAATGCGCTCGATAATCCACTTAAGGAAAAAGAACTCGCAAAAATGCAGCCGTTACTGGAATTACAGCAGGAACGTTCTGTAATCCCGAATATGGATGAATTACTGATCGAACAATGTGAAACCAGGGAAGGACATCATATATTTATATTTCCGTTTGAAGGCAGGCTGGTTCATGAAGGTATGGCAATTCTGATGGCTTATCGTTTGAGTAAGATCAAACCTATCACTTTTTCACTGGCAATGAATGATTACGGATTCGAATTATTAAGTGACCAGTATGTTGATATTGAGGCGGTTTCAAAAGAGATTGACCTTTTTTCGACAAAACATCTGGTGGATGATATTTACCAGAGTGTAAATGCCACAGAAATGGCGAAACGAAAATTCAGGGAAATTGCGGCCATTGCCGGACTCATGTTTCAGGGATACCCGGGAAAAGTTGTGAAGACGAAACATTTACAGGCTTCCAGTTCGTTACTGTTTACAGTAATGACCAAATATGAAAATAATAATCTGCTTGTAAACCAGGCATATCAGGAAGTGCTGACTTACCAGCTGGAAGAAGTTCGGATGCGTAAAGCATTAGACAGGATTGAAACACAGAAAATTTTATTCAAAAAAACGATAAAACCAACACCATTTTCTTTCCCGATTATGGTGGACCGTTTAAGGGAACAATTAACTTCGGAAAAACTGGATGACCGGATCCAGAAGATGATCAAACAATATGCAGATTGA
- a CDS encoding nuclear transport factor 2 family protein produces MTALDIVQQYYSSFNQKDWQGMLALLHSEIRHEPNQGDPRIGIEKFTEFLGMMDDSYEETLTDMVYFTEPGNTRVAVEFTVNGIYKKGEEGSPEAHGQSYVLPAAAFLEIKEGKISRVTTYYNLPLWIKLVS; encoded by the coding sequence ATGACTGCATTAGACATCGTACAACAATATTATTCAAGTTTCAATCAGAAAGACTGGCAGGGAATGCTGGCTTTGTTGCATAGTGAAATCCGGCATGAACCTAATCAGGGTGACCCAAGAATTGGTATCGAAAAATTTACGGAATTCCTTGGAATGATGGACGATTCGTATGAAGAAACATTAACAGACATGGTGTATTTTACTGAGCCTGGTAATACCCGCGTTGCAGTTGAATTTACAGTGAATGGTATATATAAAAAAGGTGAAGAGGGTTCGCCGGAAGCGCACGGACAATCTTACGTATTACCGGCAGCTGCATTTTTAGAAATAAAAGAAGGAAAGATCAGCAGGGTTACAACTTATTATAATCTTCCGTTGTGGATAAAACTGGTATCATAA